From Pseudobythopirellula maris:
GATTCGCTCTTGCAGTTCAGCGGGATTTCTGACAGGAGCTCCGCTTACCGATTCTATAACCAAGACGCCTACAACGCCCCTCCTGGATCGGTGTCTCTCACCTACCGCCAGAATGGCCCCGACACCGATCCCAATCCATATGTAGGCGAGTACGCAATTGAAATCAAAGATTTCGTCGTTGAATTCGCTGGCGATCGTCTCGAAATCGACAAGACTGATGGGCACGCAACGATTCGCGATGGCTGGGGCTGTGACTGTCTCTACATCAGCTTTGACTATGTTGGTGAATTGGCGTGGCAACCATTTGATTCTATTACCATTTCCACCGATGACGATTTCAGCGAAGGCCCCGGGCAGTCTTATGACAGCGACTCGCTTCCTGTAGACGGTATCAGTTTGCCGCAAGGCACGGCGACTAGAATGACCCTTTACAATGGAAGTGACCGAACCTTTTTTAGAATCGACCAAGATTCGATGACCCTGACCCAACTCAATGTCCCGGAACCAAATACTATGGCCCTTGCGTCGGCCATAGTTTTATCTCTGTGCGTCCGGAGAAAACGAGCGCAGTCAACTGGGGTATATCGATGACAGATAGCGCGCAGGGTCCGCTACGGTGACCACAGCGCGAGGCTTATCTTGAAGAAAAGTAATGGTCCGCACAGCGGACCCAACAACTTCCTCTGCACCTCCACGCGACAGATTGGGCCCGCTCAGATCACGCCGCGTTCTTCCAGCAGCCCCACGATCGCCGCCGCGCAGTCTTCGACCGAGGTCTCGGCCGTTTTGAGCACGAGGTCGGCGGCGGCCGGCTCCTCGTACGGGGCGCTCACGCCCGGGAAGTCGGGCAGCTCGCCGGCGTCGGCCTTGGCGTAGACGCCTTGCTCGTCGTTCGCCCGGCGCCACGCGTCGGGGGCGTCGAGGTGGACGACCAGGAAGCGGTCGCGGCCAACGGTCTCGGCCGCCTTCTGGCGGACCTCCTCGTGCGGCGCGACGAACGCGCCGACGACGATCAGGCCGGCGTTGTTGAGCGTCTTGGCCACCTCGGCCGCGCGGCGGAGGTTCTCGCTGCGGTCGTCGGCGGTGAACTTCAGGTCGCGGCTCAGGCCGCGACGCATGTTCTGGCCGTCGATCACGGCCACGGCCCGGCCCTGGTCGAACAGCAGGCGCTCGACGGCGCCGGCGATCGGCGTCTTGCCCGCGGCGGGCAGCCCCGTGAGCAGCACCGTGACCGGCTGCTGGCCGTAGCGGGCCGCACGCTCTTCGGGGGTGACCGAACTCTTGCGGGCCTCAAGGCCCTCGGCGGCCTCCTTCTCCCACAGGTCCTCTTCGTCCTCGCTCGACTTGCGGTCGAGGATCATGCCGGCGCCGACCGTCACGTTCGTGACCTGGTCGATGACGATGAACGCGCCGGTCCCCTTGTTGCGTTTGTAGTCGTCCAGGGCGATCGGCGAGTTGAGCCTGAGCTCCGCGCGGCCGATCTCGTTCAGCGCCAGCGTGGGCGTCGGGCTGCGGTGCAGCGTGTTCACATCGATCTTGTAGCG
This genomic window contains:
- a CDS encoding PEP-CTERM sorting domain-containing protein — its product is MNNLNEFSSVSNEIKWFAVALLTLSYFTSAAQADSLLQFSGISDRSSAYRFYNQDAYNAPPGSVSLTYRQNGPDTDPNPYVGEYAIEIKDFVVEFAGDRLEIDKTDGHATIRDGWGCDCLYISFDYVGELAWQPFDSITISTDDDFSEGPGQSYDSDSLPVDGISLPQGTATRMTLYNGSDRTFFRIDQDSMTLTQLNVPEPNTMALASAIVLSLCVRRKRAQSTGVYR